In Caloenas nicobarica isolate bCalNic1 chromosome 5, bCalNic1.hap1, whole genome shotgun sequence, a single genomic region encodes these proteins:
- the ASCL2 gene encoding achaete-scute homolog 2 translates to MNGGALPPLPPAAPRGRRRPASPELLRCKRRLAFAALPGTGAAAAAVARRNERERNRVRLVNLGFAALRQHVPHGAASKKMSKVETLRSAVEYIRALQRLLDEHDAAAAFPDGRGRAAVGEGGGSGGYSSASPSFASSVPGSPCSSEESGYDAALSPEERELLDFTSWLGSY, encoded by the coding sequence ATGAACGGCGGGGCcctgccgccgctgccccccgccgccccccgcggccgccggcggCCCGCCTCCCCCGAGCTGCTGCGCTGCAAGCGCCGCCTGGCCTTCGCCGCTCTCCCGGGcaccggggcggcggcggccgccgtgGCCCGTCGGAACGAGCGGGAGCGCAACCGCGTGCGGCTGGTCAACCTGGGCTTCGCCGCCCTCCGCCAGCACGTCCCCCACGGCGCCGCCAGCAAGAAGATGAGCAAAGTGGAGACGCTCCGCTCCGCCGTCGAGTACATCCGCGCCTTGCAGCGGCTCCTCGACGAGCACGACGCCGCCGCCGCTTTCCCCGACGGCCGCGGGCGAGCGGCCGTCGGGGAaggaggcggcagcggcggctACTCCTCCGCTTCGCCTTCCTTCGCCTCCTCCGTGCCCGGCTCGCCTTGCTCCTCCGAGGAGAGCGGCTACGACGCGGCGCTCAGCCCCGAGGAgcgggagctgctggacttCACCAGCTGGCTCGGGAGCTACTGA
- the TSPAN32 gene encoding tetraspanin-32, which produces MGPRCGMRTTKCQLLVTSLCVMLLGLSIATLSTVTHYGLQFTLISDISLESNSYRFIHYAAFYFGICLSMTLILAALLSSAATVRESQCLTAMGFFCFALAFCGLIPATCWRYMHSTEVEDSMMDVYDFVYEEVRRNSSSFRRHELTAIHEAFLCCGKRSPFGDTTNVEHKTCPSGQIHNAVQDCLQEIRNFLRKHMDFVSTLLGVTIGFMVYGMILTSFLWFSIHFNSNLDRKGKYIL; this is translated from the exons ATGGGGCCGAGGTGTGGGATGAGGACCACCAAGTGCCAGCTGCTGGTGACCAGCCTCTGTGTCATG ctgctggggtTGTCCATTGCCACGCTGAGCACAGTCACCCACTACGGGCTCCAGTTCACCCTCATCAGCGATATCTCCCTGGAGAGCAACTCCTACAGGTTCATCCACTATGCAG CTTTCTACTTTGGCATCTGCCTCAGCATGACCCTGATCCTCGCGGccctgctgagctctgctgccacAGTACGGGAATCACAATGCCTCACCGCCATG ggatttttctgttttgctctggCCTTCTGCGGATTGATCCCAGCTACCTGCTGGAGATACATGCACAGCACGGAG GTGGAAGACAGCATGATGGATGTGTACGATTTTGTGTACGAGGAGGTGAGGAGGAACTCCTCCAGCTTCAGGAGGCATGAGCTGACTGCCATCCACGAAGCA TTCCTGTGCTGTGGGAAGCGCTCTCCATTTGGGGACACAACCAACGTTGAGCACAAGACGTGCCCATCCGGCCAGATACACAATGCAGTGCAG GACTGCCTGCAAGAGATCCGGAACTTCCTGAGGAAGCACATGGACTTCGTCTCCACACTCCTGGGTGTCACCATCGGCTTCATG gTTTATGGGATGATTCTCACTTCGTTCCTCTGGTTTTCCATCCACTTCAACAGCAACCTGGACCGTAAAGGCAAATACATCCTGTGA